One genomic segment of Zonotrichia albicollis isolate bZonAlb1 chromosome 34, bZonAlb1.hap1, whole genome shotgun sequence includes these proteins:
- the CDK20 gene encoding cyclin-dependent kinase 20 isoform X11, whose protein sequence is MPRGMEEYIVLGRIGEGAHGVVFKAKHRETGELVALKKVPLRRPEEGLPPQTLREIKALREMEAHPHVIRLRAAFAQGPAVVLALELLVGDLGGLLRAAPAPLPPARVRALLAMTLRGLGHVHGQRLVHRDLKPANLLLDSAGRLKLADFGLARVLGPPSGRPYSHQVATRWYRAPELLYGARHYDEGVDLWAVGCIFGELLTLSPLFPGENDIEQLCCVLGALGTPSPRDWPELSQLPDFPKLRFRPRVCADLCWSILVYTGPYWSILVYTGLYRSILVHTGSCPAGAVAAAGFPQAAVPAVGLC, encoded by the exons ATGCCCCGCGGCATGGAGGAGTACATCGTGCTGGGCCGCATCGGGGAGGGCGCGCACGGCGTCGTGTTCAAGGCCAAGCACCGCGAG acCGGGGAGCTGGTGGCCCTCAAGAAGGTTCCGCTGCGGCGCCCCGAGGAGGGGCTGCCCCCACAGACCCTGCGCGAGATCAAAGCCCTGCGCGAGATGGAGGCCCACCCCCAT GTGATCCGTCTCCGCGCCGCCTTCGCCCAGGGCCCCGCCGTGGTtctggccctggagctgctcgtGGGGGACCTGGGGGGGCTCCTgcgggcggccccggccccgctgcccccggcccGGGTGCGGGCCCTGCTGGCCATGACCCTGCGGGGGCTGGGCCACGTGCACGGCCAGCGCCTGGTGCACAGG gaccTCAAGCCGGCCAATCTGCTGCTGGACAGCGCCGGGCGCCTCAAGCTGGCGGATTTCGGGCTGGCGCGGGTGCTGGGCCCGCCCTCGGGGCGCCCCTACAGCCACCAGGTGGCCACCAG GTGGTACCGAGCCCCCGAGCTGCTCTACGGCGCCCGGCACTACGACGAGGGCGTGGATCTGTG ggccGTGGGCTGCATTTTCGGGGAGCTGCTGACGCTGTCGCCGCTGTTCCCGGGGGAGAACGACATCGAGCAGCTGTGCTGCGTGCTGGGAGCGCTGGGAACGCCCAGCCCACGGGACTGGCcg GAGCTGTCGCAGCTGCCGGATTTCCCCAAGCTGCGGTTCCGGCCGCGGGTCTGTGCTGACCTGtgctggtccatactggtttatactggtccatactggtccatactggtttataccgGTCTATACCGGTCCATACTGGTTCACACTGGTTCCTGTCCCGCAGGAGCTGTCGCAGCTGCCGGATTTCCCCAAGCTGCGGTTCCGGCCGTGGGTCTGTGCTGA